The segment GTGACTTTTATGCGCGACAAGCACATGCAGCTGCTCAACGAGTGGCGTGATGAAGCCCTGCGCAAGGAAAATCGCACCTATGTGGCGTCCAATGGCAAAAAATGGACCATCAGCCTGCAGAACACCTGCATGAAGTGCCATAACGACTACAAGGGTTTCTGCGAAAAGTGCCATGTGGCCAACAGCGTTGATCCTTATTGCTGGACCTGCCACATCATTCCCCAGGGGAGCAAATAATGAACAAGAGCAGAAGAAGCTTTCTGAAAGTGGCGGGGCTTTCCGCCTGTGCCCTGAGCAGCGGAATGGCCGGCCTTGGCGCCTTGTCCGGCGTTGCTCAGGCCCAGATTGCCCCTGGACGGTATGAAAAGGGCGTTAACGCCCTGCACGCCAAGCGCTGGGCCATGGTTATTGACACCCGTCAGTTCACCAGCCCCCGTGACTACGAGCCGCTGATCGAAGCGTGCCACAAGTTCCACAATGTGCCGCACGTTCCGGGCGACCAGAACATCAAGTGGTTCTGGCTCGATTCGTTCGAGCACACCTTCCCCGATGAAATGAACGCCTTCCTCGACAAGCGCCGGGCCGAAGCCAGTTATCCGCTGCTGTGCAACCACTGCACCAACCCGCCCTGCGTGCGCGTGTGCCCCACTCAGGCCACCTACAAGATGGAAGACGGCATTGTTGCCATGGACTACCACCGTTGCATTGGCTGCCGCTTCTGCATGGCGGGTTGTCCTTTTGGTGCTCGTTCGTTCAACTTCAAGGACCCGCGCAAATTCCTTGCCGATCCCGTGCCCAACCCGGCCTTCCCCACGCGCATGATCGGCGTGGTGGAAAAGTGCACCTTCTGCGCCGAGCGCCTGGCTGTTGGCCAGCTGCCCGCCTGCGTTGAAGCCTCTGGCGGCAAGATCCTCTTCGGCGACCTGGAAGATCCCAATTCAACGGTGCGGCAGGCTTTGTCCGCCAACTACAGTATTCGCCGCAAGCCCAACCTGGGCACGCAGCCCGGCGTTTACTACCTCATATAGGGAGGACAGGCCATGGTTGAAAAATTGCTCGAAGGTCCCAAGACCTACTACTTGTGGCTGCTCTTTCTGCTCTGCCTGATCGCAGGCTGCGGCATTGTGTACCTGGACCAGCTCCAGAACGGTCTTTCCGTGACCGGCATGAACCGCGACGTTTCGTGGGGTCTGTATATTTCGCAGTTCACCTACTTCGTCGGTGTTGCCGCCTCGGCCGTTATGCTGGTGCTGCCCACGTACTTCCACCACTACAAAAAATTCAAGCGCATGATCATCTTCGGTGAATTCATGGCCGTTGCGGCCGTGGTCATGTGCGCCCTGTTCATCGTGGTTGACCTTGGTCAGCCCCAACGCATGCTCAACGTCATGCTGCACCCCACTCCCAACTCCGTCATGTTTTACGACATGCTGGTGCTCATTGGGTACCTGGGTCTGAACATCATCATCGGCTGGGTTACCCTTGAAGCCGAACGGCACGAAATTGATCCGCCCAAATGGATCAAGCCCCTCATCTACCTTTCGATTCTGTGGGCTTTCTCCATCCACACGGTTACCGCCTTCCTGTACGCTGGCGTGCCCGGGCGTCACTACTGGCTCACCGCCATCATGGCTGGCCGCTTCCTGGCTTCGGCCTTCTGCTCGGGGCCTGCCATCCTCATGCTGCTGATGCTGCTTATGCGCCGCCTCAGCGGCCTGGATGTGGGCAAGGAAGCCGTGAAGACGCTGACCACCATCATCGTCTACGCCATGTGCGTGAACGTGTTCTTCTTTGTGCTTGAACTGTTCACGGCCTTCTACAGCAACATTCCCGGTCACATGGAACCCATCAGCGTTCTGTTCTTCGGCCACGGCGGTCACCTGCTGTGGGTAAACTACTGGATGTGGGCGGCGGTTATCATGGCCTTCTCGTGCCTGGCCATTCTTATTCCGCCCAAACTGCGCACCCATCCCACGCTCATGCCCATCGCACTTATCATGCTTGTGGCTGCCTCGTGGATCGACAAGGGTCTTGGTTTGCTGGTTGGCGGTTTTACCCCCAACATGTTTGAAACCATCACCCCCTACATGCCCACCGCAAAGGAAATTGCCGTGGCCCTTGGCGTGTACGCCGTGGGCGCCCTGGTGCTCTCCCTCTTGTGGCGCATCGCCCTTGGCGTGAAAAAAGAAGTGAATCACCTCACCGATTAGTCGCCAGGCATAGTAAATCAAACGCCCCTGTGTCACCAAGACGCAGGGGCGTTTTGCTTTTGCGGAACTGCGGGGCCGCCCCATTGCTGCCCTACACAAATGACCAGTCCGTAATGGTATTTCCTCACTCTCAAGCTTGACTCGAAGCCATGCTCGCGGGCATAGTATCAGCCATTCCCCGTTATTAATTTCGCAAGGAGCCATGGATGCATCAAGCGCTCAAAGACGCCATAACCATAAGCAAAACCCTTTTGCGCAATGGCTATGACGCGCATGTTATCAACGCCCCCTTGCAGGAGCACCTGCTGGAAAACGCCAAGCAGCCCACCGTGGACATTGCCTGCGAGCCGGATCTGGATACGCTTATCAAGCTGTTTCCCAAGGCAGTGCCGCTGCAAGACAAGCGCGCACTGGCCACACTGGAAGAAAACGGCTTTACCTTCTGTTTCTACCCTCTTGAAGTTGCCGCTGCGGGTCACCCCGAGCTTTCGCTGCTGCGCATCACGCCTACCATGATGGACAGGATGCCCCATGAGGAGCAGCTCAAGCTGCGCATCACGGGCTTTGGCAGCCCCGAGTCGTCTAACGACGCATACGACGGCTTTGAGGACGTCAAGGGCGGCGCCATCCAGCTGGCTGGCCTGCCGGACGAAACCCTGCGCCACAACTACCTGCTGGCCGTGCGCGCCCTGCGCTTTGCCGCCAATTTTGATCTGCCCATCGAGCCCAACACCTGGCTTGCCATTGTGCGTGCCTCAAGCCGCGTGCTTGATTATGTGCCCGCTACGGATATCATGGACGAATGGCGCAAGGTTGCCGCCGAATCCATGTACCGCTTTGTGCGCCTGCTGTTTGATTCGCACATCCTGCAAGGGCTTATTCCTGAAGTGGCCTCCCTCTCGTGCCTCACCCAGATGCGCAACAAGGACGGCGAGACGGAAAACGTCTTTGAGCACACCCTTGAGTGCATGAAGCACTACCCGGAAGAAGACTTCCACTACGACTGGCTTGGCACCATGGCCATGCTCTTTCACGATGTGGGCAAGCTCTATACCGGCGAGTATTTCGATGGCATCTGGACCTACTACCAGCATCATCGCGTGGGCGCCAAGGTAACGCGCAAGATTCTGCGTCGCCTGCACTTTGCGCAGGAAGACATTGATCTGCTTTGCCATCTGGTGCGCCACCACATGCGCTTCCACTTCATGATGACAGACAGGGGCATACGCCGCTTCAAGGCGCTGGACGATTACCCCCGTCTCATCGCCATGGCCAGGGCGGACCTCAAGGCACGTGACGGCATTCTGACCTCGTTCAACCACAATATGAAGTATCTCGACCGCGCCGAAACGCCCGAGCAGATGCTTGAACCCCTGTTGAACGGCAATGAAATCATGAGCGAAACCAAGCTTTCGCCAGGTCCCCTGGTGGGCATCATCCGCGACGCCCTTTTGCAGGCGCAGATCGCAGGCGAAGTCACCGATGTGGAATCAGCGGTGGTTTTTGTGCGCGATTATGCCCGTAAATCAGTGGGCTAAACGCTCCTGACCTTTGCTGAAACGGTGGGCGTTCCTTTGGGAGCGCCCACTTTCGCTTGAATCTGGCGCAGTGCAGGGCATTAATTTTCTTGCCCCCAAGACGCAAAAATCGTAGGCATCAGCCAGCCCTTTTGGCCCTGCGCCCCAACCCTATTCTTTTTGGCAGACCGTATGACCAATCTTCTCAACCTGACCCTTCCCGAACTTGAAGCCTGGCTCCAGACAGAACTGGGCGAGCCCAAATTCCGCGCCATGCAGATATGGCAGTGGCTTTGGCAGCGCATGGTTCGCGATTTTGAATCCATGACCAATATTTCAAAGGTCTGCCGCGAAAAGCTCATGGCGCAGGCAGCCATTGTCTGGCCGGAAGTGGTGACGGTGGAGAAAAGTCAGGACGACACCACAAAGTTTTTGCTGCGGCTCGAAGACGGAGCTCTTGTGGAGACCGTGCTCATTCCTTCTGATTCGCGCGAGGGCGTGCGTCGCTGGACTCAATGCGTGTCGTCACAGGTGGGCTGCGCCATGGGTTGCACTTTTTGCTCCACCGGACAGATGGGCTTTGAGCGCAATATGACCATGGGTGAAATTCTGGGGCAGGTGCTGGTGGCCCGTGCGCATCTGGGCGATGACAGGCCGGAATGGCCCATGCTGCGCAATATCGTGTTCATGGGCATGGGCGAGCCCCTGCTCAACATGCGTGAGCTAATGCGCTCGCTGGAAGGCCTGAACAACGCCAAGGGGCTCAATTTCTCCCCCCGGCGCATTACGGTATCCACCTGCGGCATAGAAAAAGGCCTGCGCGAGTTGGGCGATAGCGGTCTGGCCTATCTGGCTGTTTCGTTGCACGCACCCACGCAGGAGTTGCGCTCGCGTATCATGCCCAAGGCCGCCCGTTGGTCGCTGGAGGACATGTTTGAAACGCTCAAATCCTACCCGCTCAAGACGCGTGAGCACATTACCTTTGAATACCTGTTGCTGGGTGGGGTCAACGATGGCCTGGAGCAGGCCAAGGAACTGGCGCGGCTGGTAAGCGAGGTGCGCGGCAAGCTGAACCTTATCGTGTACAATCCTGCGGAAGGAGCACCCTACGCCGCGCCCACAGAAGATGACGTGCTGGCTTTTGAACAGTACCTGTGGAAGCGCAAAATCACCGCCATACTGCGTAAAAGCAAGGGGCAGGACATCAAGGCGGCCTGCGGCCAGCTCAAAGCGGCTCGTCTACCAGACTAGCCGGGCGAGCATCTGTACACGCAGCCTGACCTGGCAGCCTGTCGGGCCGGTCCGAAACAAGGGGAGTGCGCGGGAGCAGAGTGCTGGATTATCGTATCCAGAAAGCTAGAAGCTGTCCCTGCTTCGCCGGCGTGGACGGCACGGTCCCGCCGCTTCTTCACGCGGTCTGAGCCAGCCATAGCCCCCCTTCCAGCCGCGGAACATCCTGTAGATAAGCAGGGGCAGCAATGCGAGAGCGCACGTCAGGTGCAGCATTTTTACAACCGCATACACCCCGTCAAAGAGTGAATAGTCGGGCATGTTGTGCACAATGAGCGCCAGCCCCGTAACAGCCAGCCCAATAAGCAAAACAACACGCATCAGGCCGCAACGTGTGAGGCAGTACGTGCTGTGCCCCTGCAAACGCCAGATGGTGAAGGCATAGGTGCCCAGAAACAGCAGGGCAGCCGCCGAGTAATAGTGCCACACTGAGGGCGACCAGTTTGCGCTGTGAACAAGACCGTAACGGCTCATGAGTGGAAGGTGCGCAATACCACTCCACACAGCGTTCAGCATGCTCACAAACCAGAGCAGGCTAAAAAACGATGAAAATAGCGTCGGTTGTCTTTTCACGGCTTGCGCCTCATCTGCTTTTCGCGCCACATGCGCAGGCCTGCAAGCGCTGCGCCAGCGGCGGGGGCCAGCAATACCGCCCGCAACAGACTGTTTTCCTTATCCAGGCTTGCCCCGGCCGGGCGCAGGCTTGGCATGCCAACACCCACCTGCCCTTGCCGCAGCATATTTGCCTCGATATCTCGGAACAGAACGGACGAAACATAAATCGTATTTGTGCCGCCGTTTTCCTTCAGTCCAAAAATATCACCGCCCCGGTGCTCTGCCAGCTCCTTGGCCTGCTTTACGATATCGTGACGCGGACCGGAGCGCATGGCTCCCTGCGGGCAGGCCACAACGCAGGCTGGACTTTGACCTGTGGCCAGCAGACTTCGACAGTGATCGCATTTGAATATCTGTCCGTTACCCACATACCTGGGCGCAAAATTCAGGTACGGGCCCACGCCCGACTGTCGCTGCGGAATACCCCAGGGGCAGGCGCGGTCGCAGGGGCCATCTCCCAAGCAGGTAGAACTGCTGATGTAAACGGCGCCCTCCGGGCTCTGGCGCATTGATCCTGTGGAGCACAGGGTCACACACTGGGGGTTGTTGCAATGCAGGCAACGGCGGGGCAGAAAAACACGCTTTTCAACGCCTTTGACAGTAATGATGCACGACTGGATGAAGAGCCAGTTGTAGGGTGTGAGGCGCGAAATTTCGTCGGTACGGTCAGACCAGTCGCTGCTGCGTACCCATGCGGGATAAGGACGTGGGATAGGATGAACTGGATGGGGAACAGAAGCAAGATTGCGGAAACGACATGCCGCAACGCACGCGCCGCAGCCGTTGCAGAGATCAACATCGATCAGTGTTGCCAGATCATCGCTCTCGGCCCAGCTGCTGGCCCGCCCTGCTGCTGGCAGACCTGTGCCCGCCAGTGTCAGCCCGGCTGTACCAACCATGGCCTTGAGGATCGACCTGCGCTGTAATAAAAGCTTGTTGCCCATTGGATACCTTTGCCTGTCACGGCCCTTACTGTATCCGTATAGGCCTGCCGACACCCTGGCGTCAATGCAGACCACTTTGCATGGTTGCCAGACCAGCACCCCGCACAAAGCACAAATAAGCCGAGTCGGCCCATTCTGCCGCTTTTGACGCTTAGGTCTGGGCTGCTTTTTCAAACGGTGGCGGTGGCCGCCAGCGCCAGAACAGGGCCAGCAGGGGGACAAGACCTGCCAGCTCGGCCACTTCGCGCGGCGCAACCAGCCCGATGCCCCACCACATCCCCACGCTGACCGCACAGGTAAGCAGCATGAGGGCCCACTGGCCCAGATTCATGGGTCGTGCCGCCCACTGAAAATAGCCCACGGTGAGCAATGCCACCCACACCTTGGTGATGGTGAGCGACAGGGCCGCACCCTCAAGTGGCATGGCCGGTATGAGGGTAAAGCAGCAGATAAGGTTGCAGACCAGGCCAGTGAGATAAAAGCCCAGAAGCAAACGGTGCTGGCGCATGCCGATCATGGCGTAGGCCGCCAGATTGTGCAGAAAGGCCGTGGCAAGGCAGGGAGTAAGCAGACGCTGCGCCGTGACCGCGCTTTGATAGTTGGGACCATACACCAGGGGCAGAAAACGGTCGCTTTCCACGCAGATAAGAAAAATGATAGGTAGGGATGCAGCCCAGAGCGACCGGGCGGTCTGACCAGCCAGCTGGCGGAATGCTCCCCTGTCCTGCTGCCACAGCTTGGCCAGCAACGGAAAAATCACCTTGCCCAACAATGCGCTGGAAACCAGAACTGAAAGCCCCTCTACGGTTTCCCAGGCAACGCCGTACCCGCCCACGTCGGCGTTGCCGCCGTACTGCTTGAGAAATATGACGTTGATCTTGTTGTAAAACATGGCGCAGCCAGCCATGCAGGTGAAGATCAGGCCGTGCTTCATGTGCCGCGCCAGATCCTTCATGCCTTCCACGCCCACACCCGCAAGAGGATTGCGCTGCAGGGCCATCAGGGCAAAAACAATGCACAGCAGGGATTCCACGGGCTTGTACAGGGCAATGACAATGGGAGGTGCGCCGAGCACCACGCAGGCAATGCCAAAACCAATGCCAAGCAGTGCGGAAGGCACGCGAATGCGCATCTCCACATCCTGACGGCCACGCGCCTGACACAAGGCAAAAAAAGAGTCGCTGACGCCATCAAGCCCAAGACCGGCCGCAATGCACATGACCACCAGTCGCAGCTCGGGCGTATAATTTTGCCAACCTGTCACCAGCCACGTAACGCCAAGGGCCAGCAGCAGCACTGTCAGCTTGAGCCATGTCACTTCACCCAGCAGGGCTAATGGTCGCCCCTCGCGGCGTGCGAATGTGGAGAGCAAAAAATCGTTGAGCCCCACGTCGGCTACCGTTTTTACAAGGTAGCCAAACGTGAGCGCCAGCACCACCTGCCCAAGAATATCGGGGCTACGGCGCGCCAGAAGAATGGTAAAAGCGGCCCATGCCAGGTCGCGCGTCCATTGCGCACCCAGAATGTACCCCAACCGGCGGGGAATGCTTTTCAGCTTCATGAAGGAGGCTTACCTGCTCCCCTTGAAACGCACTACTGCCTTGAATCCGGGCTTGAGCTCCAGATTTGGATTGGGAACAGTGATCTCAACCGAGTAGTACGAAGGATTGGAGACGCTCATATCGCTGGAAACCCAGGATATCTCATTGACCGTACCAGCGAATTTTCTGTTGTTAAGCGAGGGGATTTCCACCTCAACAGAGTCGCCAGCCTTGATGCCGCTGATTTCAGCCTCATACACGGGAACCTGAATCAACACGGGGTCAAGCCTGCCCACACGGACAGGAGCCATACCCGCGCCAAGCAGCGAACCGGGGTTGAGAGTGCCATCCAGCGAAAGCACATAGCCATCAATGGGCGTGGTCAGGGTAAGCGAAGCTGGCAGACGTTCGCCTTCCTTGATAGTGGTACCGAAATACCCGCTCAGTTCTTCAAGACGGGCAGAAAAATTCTTTTCAGACTTCTGTATGGTCGTCCGCAAAAGATCTATGCGGCGCTGCAGTGAGTGCACATCGTCTTCAAGCCTGCTTGAGGCCTGGGCAGAGCCGAGCCCCGAAGCGGCAAGCTGACGGGCCTTGTTGCGCTGGGCCGCAGTTTCTGCAAGGCGACGCTCAAGGTCGAGCACCTGTCCTTTCAGGTCTTCAGTGCCTGCGCCGGTGGTCACTTCGCGCTGCAACACGCGTTCGGCTTCTTCCTGCAAATGATAGCGCATCAGGGGAGCGCCCTTGTCCACCGCCTGACCGGGCTTGACCAGCACCTCGTCAACCACCGCGTTAAAGGGCACCGGCACTGCTCGGGTAACAGTGGTAACAACCTTACCCGTCAGAATCGTTGCGCCAGCACCGATAGAGCCGCTTTCAGCTGCTACGGCTGCATCCAGGGCCCACAGCAGGCCCCCGGCGATCAGGGCAACGGCAAGGACCGCAGTGGCAACTGCACGGTTTAGCGCAGATGCCACGATAGAATCCTGCTTTTTCTGCATTACAGCACCTCCTTGGCAGGAAGTCCGAGGAACCGCTGGGACAGCGAGTTGGAAAGATCCATCCACTCAAGCATGGCCAGCTTATAATCAAGGTCGGCAGTAATGTAGGCGATGCGGGCCTGAACCATGTCTTCCTGCTTTGTGGCTACATCGGGCAGCTGCACTATGCCTTCATGAAAGGATATCTGCGCTTCCTTGAACTGCATGCTGGCCGTGTCCAGACGGGTTTTGGCAAGCTTGCGTTCCGTTTCGGCAAGCGCCACGCGCTGTTCGCACTGCAACCACTTGTTGGAGTAATCGGTGCGTTTGCGGGCCAGTTCATGGAAAGCCTGAGCCTTGTTCATGCGGGCGGTCTGCACGCCACGGTACCGGCGACCCCAGTCAATGAGCGGGAAATCAAACGTAAGATGAAGGAACGTGTCCTCCTTGCCGTTGACGGGCTGATACTGGCCAGCGGGGGGGCTGTTGTTCACGGCAATGCTCATGGTGGGCATGTACTGTGCCCAGGCAACCATGATGTTGTAATCGCTCAGCTTGACCTGGCCGCGCAGCAAAAGTTCGTCTTCGGTGGCGGGCCAGCGGTCTTCCCAGGTCAGCTTGTGGCCGTCAAAACCAGCAAGTACGGTGTCCGCGCTCTTGGTGTCGACCTCAAGACGCTGCTGGGGTTCAACACCCGCAAGTATCTTGAGCTGGGTACGCTGCATGATTTCCTTCATCTTGGTCTGCTCAAGCTTGAGTTCAAGCTCGCGCTGGTGCTGGATGGCAAGGTTGAGCGACACGCCCTGACGGCCATCGACTGATTCGACCTTCTGCCAGTAGTCCACAAGTTCCTTGCCCAAGGGCAGCAGTTCTTTCTGCGCCTCAACAATTTTCTGCTGGGCCTGAAGCTGCAGATAGGCTTCGCCAATCCTGCCGATGGCCTTGCCCACGGCCTTGCGGTGCGTGGAGATAGCCAGATTGACCATGGCCGTCTGCACCTGATGCTCAAAATAGGTGGCCATGGGGTTGGGGAAGGCCGCATAAAAGCCGACGCGAAAACGGGTCTGGCCGTAGTCGCTCGGGGTGTTGGAATTGTCCATGTTGAACCGCGTCAGATTGTTGGACACGGTAAAGTTCATGTGCGGTTCCGGCAGGTACTTCCACACGGCATCTGTCTGCGCCAGCCGCTTGATTTCGATGTTCACCGCGCTGTTGACCAGGGCGGGGGACTGCTGGATGGTTAGGAACACGCAGTCTTCAAATGAAAAGACCTTTTTGGGATCGTACAGATTGGGTACGGCCGCCTCAAGCTTGGCCTTGTTTTCGACCGGCACACCAGGAGCTTCCTGAAGCCAGTGCTTGGCAGGAAGTTCGGGCGATTTGACCCCGGCTTTTTTGGAACAGGCCCCGGCCAGCAGCGCCGCCGAAATCATCAGCAGCAGAAAAAAACGTGTGGTAAGATTTGCTTGCGCAGTGAGCATCTGGCACCCTTTGCGTAGTTGCGTTGGCCAACGCTGAGCAGATTGTGTGTTTATATCGACGGAGTCAGAGCTGATGCAAGTCCGGCCCGATCGCGTCGGTCAAATTCAAGATGGTGTATGGTCAAAAAAACAGTCCCCTTCTGATCAACCACCTGCGCGTCAAAACGGCGCAGACGCTTGGCAGACCAGGATCGTTTCATAAGCACATGTAACGGGCCGCTTGCCGGGGCTGCGCCAATGCGAATGAAGCCGACGGCATGAAGACGCCACGACTCCACAGCCTCGGCCATGGCGGCAGCATCGTCAAAATGCTTTGAGTATTCAGATGTTATGGCAAGCCGTGCGGCTTGCATTACACCTTCTACCACAAGCATGTCATCAGTATACCCATAATCAAGGCCGGGGGCAATGCGCGACTGTGGCAATCGCAGGTTGGCCGCGTACAGAGTATCTGGCAAAGCGACAAAGCTGTCCACCAGATGCCACTCTGCACCCAGCCCCGCCGCAGTGTAATATCCAGACACATCCACCGTGCCGCCTGCCGCATCGCCAGCAATTGCGACCTGCGCAGCATCAATATCCAGAGGGCGTACTTCACTGCGGTGCGCTGCAAGCCATACCATTCCCTCGCTGACCGGCGTGTACTGGGCCGTATGGCGCCCGTTGGGCGTCAGCCCGCGCACAGAAAGGGCGCTGCGGCACATGCGGGTCATTACTTTTTCCTGTACCAGCCAGGGTTCGGCCTCGGTTGTAACGCGGCATTCGCGTGTCACGCCCGGGGCAAGCTCTGGCGCGTCAAAAAAGCGCAGATCGCAAAAGCCGGAAACCTTCAGCCACGGCAGGCACTGGCGCGCGCCTTCAAGAAGGGCGCTCAGGCTGCGGCACGTCGGCAGCGTGGGAACTGTCGCCCCCAGGGCATTGCCACACTGCGCACCATGAGTGGCCAGCGCCGTATCCGCAAAGCGCGAAAAGTGGCAGCTGCCCTGAAACAGTGTGGCAGTCGGACGGTAAGGCGGCGCAGAGTCGGGAAACACCAGTGAAAACTGATCGGGGCACGAACGGATCAGCTGCGGGGCCTCTGGTTCACTACAGGTCACAGAACCGGCCAGTGAGCCGGGGCGCGCCCATACAACCCGGGAGGCCGTGCCGCACAGAAGCTCGCGGGCAAGCATGTCGCCCCATTCGTCCAGACTGGCCCTCTCCGGACCGTGCAGCATGCGTATGCCACGCACGGCAGGACCGCTGACGCCGAAGGCTTCCAGCACCTGATCAAGCGGCGCGTCAAAAATACAGTTTTCCGCAGACGGTGGCAGCACAGTGACCGTGCTGGCAAAACGCAGGCCGTGGGGCCAGGCCGCATCAAGGGCGACCTGCAGCAGGTTCCCCATGCTGGAGGCGGAGAGAGTGCAACCCTGCGTTTCCGGCGAAGCCGTCATGATACCCGCAGCCACGGGCGGCACAAACAACAGGCCGTCAACGTGGCCGTGCGCTTCTGCAAGGACACTTATGGCATCCCGCAACTGGCTGGCAGCCTGCCCATCTTCAGCCCATTCCGCCGGGTTTACGGCCAGAGAAACAAGTTGCGCGCCAGACCTGATCAGGGTTCTGCACTGTTCAAGCAGGTGTTGCGGCACGGCAAGCACACACCCAAGCGGCGCAATACCGCTCAGCAGGCGCGGCAGAATATATACGTCCAGCACACACAGCGCGAGCACATCGCCCGGCTGCAGGTTCAAACCCGCGGTGCGGGGGTCAAGCGCCAACGGCTCAAGACTGACAGTTGCATCTGCCGGAGGTGGGGCAACCAGCGGCGCATAGCGACGCAGGGGTTCTGCGCACAGGCAGGCCGTGGCGCTGACTTTTTCTGCCGCGACATCTCGTTTGTCGCCAGCGGCAAAAACCCCGCCAGAAAGCACACGGGCAAGATCGCCCACCGTTGAGACCTGCAACAGGTCTTCAAAATTCACGCTGATGCCGAGCGCCTTTTCCACGTCCTGAACAATAAGAGGAAAGCGGCTGGATCGCAGGGCAAGGTCATACCGCAGATCCATCTCTGGGCGCAGGTCCTCCACAGGTCTGCCACAGGCCTGTGCCAGAATCTGCAGCACCGCCGCCAGGCTGTCCGCATATGATGCGGCCGCTTCCGGCGTGGTATTCACTTCCGCCGTCTGCGGGGTTGCCTCGGCCTGAGCCTCAGCAGAATCGCTCACAGGCGCAGACCCCGCCATACCGTTTTGGGGCGCAGCCGGACGAAGACCACAATGGGGCGCGGGCTTGCCCGCCAGCAGACGCGCTTCGCCGCCAGCCGCACGAACTCGGCCTTCCACGCCTTCACGCGTGAGATAGCCGAGCGAGTACAGTCGTGCGCAGGCCTGACGCAGGCCTTCAACCTCGCGGCCTTTGCGGCCAGCCGCAAAGCATACGGCGCGGGGTTCGTTGTCTGCCACCAGGCTGCACAGGGTGTCCTGCGGGCCAAGCTCCAGAAAATTGCGAATACCTTCGCGGTTC is part of the Desulfovibrio sp. genome and harbors:
- a CDS encoding oligosaccharide flippase family protein, with protein sequence MKLKSIPRRLGYILGAQWTRDLAWAAFTILLARRSPDILGQVVLALTFGYLVKTVADVGLNDFLLSTFARREGRPLALLGEVTWLKLTVLLLALGVTWLVTGWQNYTPELRLVVMCIAAGLGLDGVSDSFFALCQARGRQDVEMRIRVPSALLGIGFGIACVVLGAPPIVIALYKPVESLLCIVFALMALQRNPLAGVGVEGMKDLARHMKHGLIFTCMAGCAMFYNKINVIFLKQYGGNADVGGYGVAWETVEGLSVLVSSALLGKVIFPLLAKLWQQDRGAFRQLAGQTARSLWAASLPIIFLICVESDRFLPLVYGPNYQSAVTAQRLLTPCLATAFLHNLAAYAMIGMRQHRLLLGFYLTGLVCNLICCFTLIPAMPLEGAALSLTITKVWVALLTVGYFQWAARPMNLGQWALMLLTCAVSVGMWWGIGLVAPREVAELAGLVPLLALFWRWRPPPPFEKAAQT
- a CDS encoding efflux RND transporter periplasmic adaptor subunit; the protein is MQKKQDSIVASALNRAVATAVLAVALIAGGLLWALDAAVAAESGSIGAGATILTGKVVTTVTRAVPVPFNAVVDEVLVKPGQAVDKGAPLMRYHLQEEAERVLQREVTTGAGTEDLKGQVLDLERRLAETAAQRNKARQLAASGLGSAQASSRLEDDVHSLQRRIDLLRTTIQKSEKNFSARLEELSGYFGTTIKEGERLPASLTLTTPIDGYVLSLDGTLNPGSLLGAGMAPVRVGRLDPVLIQVPVYEAEISGIKAGDSVEVEIPSLNNRKFAGTVNEISWVSSDMSVSNPSYYSVEITVPNPNLELKPGFKAVVRFKGSR
- a CDS encoding TolC family protein; translation: MLTAQANLTTRFFLLLMISAALLAGACSKKAGVKSPELPAKHWLQEAPGVPVENKAKLEAAVPNLYDPKKVFSFEDCVFLTIQQSPALVNSAVNIEIKRLAQTDAVWKYLPEPHMNFTVSNNLTRFNMDNSNTPSDYGQTRFRVGFYAAFPNPMATYFEHQVQTAMVNLAISTHRKAVGKAIGRIGEAYLQLQAQQKIVEAQKELLPLGKELVDYWQKVESVDGRQGVSLNLAIQHQRELELKLEQTKMKEIMQRTQLKILAGVEPQQRLEVDTKSADTVLAGFDGHKLTWEDRWPATEDELLLRGQVKLSDYNIMVAWAQYMPTMSIAVNNSPPAGQYQPVNGKEDTFLHLTFDFPLIDWGRRYRGVQTARMNKAQAFHELARKRTDYSNKWLQCEQRVALAETERKLAKTRLDTASMQFKEAQISFHEGIVQLPDVATKQEDMVQARIAYITADLDYKLAMLEWMDLSNSLSQRFLGLPAKEVL
- a CDS encoding acyltransferase domain-containing protein, with translation MRQDSQNPAQGMHQDEIALDGARYANLHQAGQQWRIGAVNPAWRQELLALPANPDSNDLVRLEDRGLWIAPVRGEGVPPLAVMCCGLGSVWPGMGRELYDNFPVARAAMDRLAAVADWDLLGIMDETDVEKISLTRWQSPYLFMFEYAQWSVLASLGLNPTLFCGHSLGEMIGMCLSGIIEPEVAWYIIDTRAVHMGEMEARATRETGMMAVHADMDIISEACATWPALYVSNYNTPHQFILSGPREVLQEARKSLRKRRIPAIVLNVSLAFHHPSMRVLRDISLRRLSALDMHAPTRPLLSCINAQFYPGDPASTCTHIADLDENSVRWTECVHTMWNREGIRNFLELGPQDTLCSLVADNEPRAVCFAAGRKGREVEGLRQACARLYSLGYLTREGVEGRVRAAGGEARLLAGKPAPHCGLRPAAPQNGMAGSAPVSDSAEAQAEATPQTAEVNTTPEAAASYADSLAAVLQILAQACGRPVEDLRPEMDLRYDLALRSSRFPLIVQDVEKALGISVNFEDLLQVSTVGDLARVLSGGVFAAGDKRDVAAEKVSATACLCAEPLRRYAPLVAPPPADATVSLEPLALDPRTAGLNLQPGDVLALCVLDVYILPRLLSGIAPLGCVLAVPQHLLEQCRTLIRSGAQLVSLAVNPAEWAEDGQAASQLRDAISVLAEAHGHVDGLLFVPPVAAGIMTASPETQGCTLSASSMGNLLQVALDAAWPHGLRFASTVTVLPPSAENCIFDAPLDQVLEAFGVSGPAVRGIRMLHGPERASLDEWGDMLARELLCGTASRVVWARPGSLAGSVTCSEPEAPQLIRSCPDQFSLVFPDSAPPYRPTATLFQGSCHFSRFADTALATHGAQCGNALGATVPTLPTCRSLSALLEGARQCLPWLKVSGFCDLRFFDAPELAPGVTRECRVTTEAEPWLVQEKVMTRMCRSALSVRGLTPNGRHTAQYTPVSEGMVWLAAHRSEVRPLDIDAAQVAIAGDAAGGTVDVSGYYTAAGLGAEWHLVDSFVALPDTLYAANLRLPQSRIAPGLDYGYTDDMLVVEGVMQAARLAITSEYSKHFDDAAAMAEAVESWRLHAVGFIRIGAAPASGPLHVLMKRSWSAKRLRRFDAQVVDQKGTVFLTIHHLEFDRRDRAGLASALTPSI